Proteins from a genomic interval of Euleptes europaea isolate rEulEur1 chromosome 18, rEulEur1.hap1, whole genome shotgun sequence:
- the LOC130490344 gene encoding olfactory receptor 4N2-like, translating to MEHENQTFVREFILLGLAWNWELQLFLSVLLLIFYVIILPGNILIIVTIRTDVQLRSPMFFFLANLAFMDICYSAVTPPNMIANLFNKQKSISYQGCMAQIFFIHFLGGAEFFLLIAMAIDRYMAICHPLHYATMVTRAVCWVLVSCAWGGGFIHSMIQMGLILPLPFCGPNKLDNFFCDVTQIIRLACTNTYFLEFVMFINSGLVSTACFILLLISYGALLIKVKVGSSQGKTKAASTCVTHIIIVFIMFCPAIYVYCHPFRDFPFDKLVGFFHTVVFPLMNPMIYTLRNKEVKVAMFRMLRKYKPRRGK from the coding sequence ATGGAACACGAGAATCAAACCTTTGTAAGAGAGTTCATTCTCCTGGGATTAGCATGGAATTGGGAACTGCAGCTGTTCCTCTCTGTTCTCCTCCTAATCTTTTATGTCATCATCTTACCTGGGAATATCCTTATCATTGTAACAATTAGGACCGATGTCCAGCTACGGTCCCCCATGTTTTTcttcttggccaatctggccttcaTGGACATCTGCTACAGCGCTGTTACCCCTCCCAACATGATAGCCAACCTCTTCAACAAGCAAAAATCCATCTCCTATCAAGGCTGCATGGCTCAGATTTTCTTCATCCACTTcctgggtggggctgagttttTCCTACTCATAGCCATGGCTATTGACCGGTATATGGCCATCTGCCACCCTTTACACTATGCCACCATGGTGACCAGAGCGGTTTGCTGGGTGTTGGTGTCATGTGCATGGGGTGGAGGCTTCATACACTCTATGATCCAGATGGGTCTCATCCTCCCGCTCCCATTCTGTGGTCCGAACAAACTGGACAACTTCTTCTGCGACGTTACCCAGATCATCAGGCTGGCTTGCACCAACACCTACTTTTTGGAGTTTGTCATGTTTATCAATAGCGGCCTGGTCAGTACTGCGTgcttcatcctcctcctcatctccTACGGGGCCCTGCTTATCAAGGTGAAGGTGGGCTCCAGCCAAGGGAAGACCAAAGCCGCCTCTACTTGCGTCACCCACATCATCATCGTCTTCATCATGTTCTGTCCTGCCATTTACGTTTACTGCCATCCTTTCCGGGACTTCCCCTTTGACAAGTTGGTGGGCTTTTTCCACACGGTGGTCTTTCCCTTGATGAATCCCATGATCTACACGCTGAGGAACAAGGAGGTCAAAGTTGCCATGTTCAGAATGCTCAGGAAATATAAACCTAGGAGGGGCaagtga